A part of Miscanthus floridulus cultivar M001 chromosome 6, ASM1932011v1, whole genome shotgun sequence genomic DNA contains:
- the LOC136458653 gene encoding acidic endochitinase-like: protein MAANLKWPPVLALLLVATMVGSTSAGNIAVYWGQNGNEGTLADTCNSGLYAYVILAFLTTFGNGQTPVLNLAGHCDPGSGGCTGLSSDIQSCQSQGIKVLLSIGGATGSYGLSSTDDANSVADYLWNSYLGGSDGSTRPLGAAVLDGVDFDIENGQSAHYDDLANALKGKGSVLLSAAPQCPYPDASLGPALQTGQFDNVWIQFYNNPGCAYANGDDTNLVNAWSTWTSSVTAGSFYLGVPASTQAAGSGYIDPGTLTGTVIPAIQGVGKYGGIMVWNRFYDVQNNYSSQVKGSV, encoded by the coding sequence ATGGCGGCTAATCTCAAGTGGCCTCCTGTTCTGGCCCTTCTCCTCGTTGCTACCATGGTTGGCAGCACCAGTGCTGGCAATATCGCCGTGTACTGGGGCCAGAACGGCAACGAAGGCACCCTGGCGGACACCTGCAACTCCGGGCTCTACGCCTACGTCATCCTCGCGTTCCTCACGACCTTCGGCAACGGACAGACCCCGGTCCTGAACCTCGCCGGGCACTGTGACCCGGGCTCCGGCGGCTGCACGGGCCTGAGCAGCGACATCCAAAGCTGCCAGTCGCAGGGCATCAAGGTGCTCCTCTCCATCGGCGGCGCCACCGGCAGCTACGGCCTCTCCTCCACCGACGACGCCAACAGCGTGGCCGACTACCTGTGGAACAGCTACCTGGGCGGCAGCGACGGCTCGACCCGCCCGctcggcgccgccgtgctcgacgGCGTCGACTTCGACATCGAGAACGGGCAGTCGGCGCACTACGACGACCTGGCGAACGCGCTCAAGGGCAAAGGGAGCGTGCTGCTGTCGGCGGCGCCGCAGTGCCCCTACCCGGACGCGTCGCTGGGGCCCGCGCTGCAGACGGGGCAGTTCGACAACGTGTGGATCCAGTTCTACAACAACCCCGGGTGCGCGTACGCCAACGGCGACGACACCAACCTGGTGAACGCCTGGAGCACGTGGACCAGCAGCGTCACGGCGGGGAGCTTCTACCTCGGCGTGCCGGCGTCGACCCAGGCCGCCGGCAGCGGGTACATCGATCCCGGCACGCTGACGGGCACGGTGATCCCCGCCATCCAGGGCGTTGGCAAGTACGGCGGCATCATGGTGTGGAACCGCTTCTACGACGTGCAGAACAACTACAGCAGCCAGGTGAAGGGCAGCGTCTGA